One segment of Pandoraea pnomenusa DNA contains the following:
- a CDS encoding DUF4148 domain-containing protein → MQRTLIASALVSAMLAVSAGSAFASDAFDGPSEFAWVPQTTVLSRAQVRDELVQAQRAGLVVQHDAVYPKAAPSAQPVSAGSPIAMGSVGGQQRAGTTYFGS, encoded by the coding sequence ATGCAACGCACGCTTATTGCTTCGGCTCTCGTTTCCGCCATGCTTGCCGTCTCGGCCGGTTCCGCCTTCGCCAGCGACGCCTTCGACGGTCCGTCGGAATTTGCCTGGGTGCCGCAAACGACCGTGCTAAGTCGCGCCCAGGTTCGCGACGAGCTGGTACAGGCACAACGGGCCGGTCTCGTGGTGCAGCACGACGCCGTGTACCCGAAGGCGGCCCCCAGCGCACAGCCGGTCTCGGCCGGCAGCCCGATTGCGATGGGTTCGGTCGGTGGCCAGCAACGCGCCGGCACGACCTACTTCGGTTCGTAA
- the rpsG gene encoding 30S ribosomal protein S7: MPRRREVPKREVLPDPKFGNVEVAKFMNVLMLAGKKSVAERIVYGAFEQIQTKAGKDPLEVFNTALGNVKPVVEVKSRRVGGANYQVPVEVRPSRRMALAMRWLREAAKKRSEKSMALRLAGELIEASEGRGGAMKKRDEVHRMAEANKAFSHFRF, from the coding sequence ATGCCGCGTCGTCGCGAAGTCCCCAAGCGCGAAGTGTTGCCCGATCCGAAGTTCGGCAACGTTGAAGTCGCTAAATTCATGAACGTGCTCATGCTTGCCGGCAAGAAGTCGGTTGCGGAGCGCATCGTTTATGGTGCTTTCGAGCAGATCCAAACCAAGGCGGGCAAGGATCCGCTGGAAGTCTTCAACACCGCTCTCGGCAACGTGAAGCCGGTGGTTGAAGTCAAGAGCCGCCGCGTTGGCGGTGCAAACTATCAGGTTCCGGTCGAAGTGCGTCCGTCGCGTCGTATGGCATTGGCGATGCGTTGGTTGCGTGAGGCCGCGAAAAAGCGTAGCGAGAAGTCGATGGCCCTGCGCCTGGCAGGTGAGCTGATCGAGGCCTCGGAAGGCCGTGGCGGCGCCATGAAGAAGCGTGACGAAGTTCACCGCATGGCCGAAGCCAACAAGGCATTCTCGCACTTCCGCTTCTGA
- the fusA gene encoding elongation factor G: protein MARTTPIERYRNIGISAHIDAGKTTTTERILFYTGVNHKIGEVHDGAATMDWMEQEQERGITITSAATTCFWSGMANNYQKHRINIIDTPGHVDFTIEVERSMRVLDGACMVYCAVGGVQPQSETVWRQANKYGVPRLAFVNKMDRTGANFFKVYDQLKNRLKANPVPVVVPIGAEENFKGVVDLIKMKAIIWDEASQGMKFDYVDIPAELQAEAQKWRESMVEAAAESSEEMMNKYLEEGDLPEADIIEGIRLRTIACEIQPMLCGTAFKNKGVQRMLDAVIDFLPSPVDIPPVKGTDDKEQPAERKASDDEKFSSLAFKIMTDPFVGQLIFFRVYSGVVNKGDTLLNSVKGKKERLGRIVQMHANQREEIDEVRAGDIAAAVGLKDATTGDTLCDPSAPIVLERMVFPEPVISQAVEPKTKADQEKMGLALNRLAQEDPSFRVHTDEESGQTIISGMGELHLEILVDRMKREFGVEANIGAPQVAYRETIRKSAVDVEGKFVKQSGGRGQFGHAVITLEPSEQGAGYKFLDEIKGGVIPREYIPAVDKGIQDTLKSGVLAGFPVVDVTVHLTFGSYHDVDSNENAFRMAGSMAFKEAMRRANPVILEPMMAVEVETPEDYMGNVMGDLSSRRGIVQGMDDMVGGGKIVRAEVPLSEMFGYSTSLRSLTQGRATYSMEFKHYAEAPKNVSEAIISNKNK from the coding sequence GTGGCTCGTACAACCCCTATCGAGCGCTACCGCAACATCGGTATTAGCGCTCACATCGACGCAGGTAAGACCACGACGACCGAGCGCATTTTGTTCTACACCGGTGTGAACCACAAGATCGGTGAAGTGCACGATGGCGCCGCGACGATGGACTGGATGGAGCAGGAACAAGAGCGCGGCATCACGATCACGTCGGCTGCCACGACCTGCTTCTGGTCCGGCATGGCGAACAACTACCAAAAGCACCGCATCAACATCATCGACACCCCGGGTCACGTCGACTTCACGATTGAAGTCGAGCGCTCGATGCGTGTTCTCGATGGCGCGTGCATGGTTTACTGTGCCGTGGGTGGCGTGCAGCCCCAGTCGGAAACCGTTTGGCGTCAGGCCAACAAGTACGGCGTGCCGCGTCTGGCGTTCGTCAACAAGATGGACCGTACCGGCGCGAACTTCTTCAAGGTCTACGACCAGCTGAAGAACCGCCTGAAGGCCAACCCGGTGCCGGTGGTGGTGCCGATCGGCGCCGAAGAAAACTTCAAGGGCGTGGTCGACCTCATCAAGATGAAGGCGATCATTTGGGACGAAGCGTCGCAAGGCATGAAGTTCGACTACGTCGACATTCCGGCCGAGCTGCAAGCGGAAGCCCAGAAGTGGCGCGAAAGCATGGTCGAGGCCGCTGCCGAGTCGAGCGAAGAGATGATGAACAAGTACCTCGAAGAGGGCGACCTCCCCGAGGCTGACATCATCGAAGGTATTCGTCTGCGTACCATCGCATGCGAAATCCAGCCGATGCTGTGCGGTACCGCGTTCAAGAACAAGGGTGTGCAGCGTATGCTGGACGCCGTGATCGACTTCCTGCCGTCGCCGGTCGACATTCCGCCGGTCAAGGGCACGGACGACAAGGAACAGCCGGCAGAGCGCAAGGCGTCGGACGACGAGAAGTTCTCGTCGCTGGCGTTCAAGATCATGACGGACCCGTTCGTCGGCCAGCTGATCTTCTTCCGCGTCTACTCGGGCGTTGTGAACAAGGGCGACACGCTGCTGAACTCGGTCAAGGGCAAGAAGGAACGCCTGGGCCGTATCGTGCAGATGCACGCCAACCAGCGTGAAGAAATCGACGAAGTGCGCGCTGGTGACATCGCCGCTGCCGTCGGCCTGAAGGACGCGACCACGGGTGACACGCTGTGCGATCCGAGCGCCCCGATCGTGCTCGAGCGCATGGTGTTCCCGGAGCCGGTGATTTCGCAGGCTGTCGAACCGAAGACCAAGGCCGACCAGGAAAAGATGGGCCTCGCCCTGAACCGCCTGGCGCAGGAAGATCCGTCGTTCCGTGTGCATACCGATGAAGAATCGGGTCAGACCATCATTTCGGGTATGGGCGAGCTCCACCTCGAAATTCTGGTCGATCGCATGAAGCGCGAATTCGGCGTGGAAGCCAACATCGGCGCACCGCAGGTTGCCTACCGCGAAACCATTCGCAAGTCGGCTGTGGACGTCGAAGGCAAGTTCGTCAAGCAGTCGGGCGGTCGCGGCCAGTTCGGTCACGCCGTCATCACGCTTGAGCCGAGCGAGCAGGGCGCTGGTTACAAGTTCCTCGACGAGATCAAGGGTGGTGTCATTCCGCGTGAATACATCCCGGCCGTTGACAAGGGTATTCAAGACACCCTCAAGAGCGGTGTTCTCGCCGGCTTCCCGGTGGTCGACGTCACGGTTCACCTGACGTTCGGTTCGTACCACGATGTGGACTCGAACGAAAACGCGTTCCGCATGGCCGGCTCGATGGCTTTCAAGGAAGCCATGCGTCGCGCCAACCCGGTCATTCTCGAGCCGATGATGGCCGTGGAAGTGGAAACGCCGGAAGACTACATGGGCAACGTGATGGGCGACCTGTCGAGCCGTCGCGGCATCGTGCAGGGCATGGACGACATGGTGGGCGGCGGCAAGATCGTGCGCGCCGAAGTGCCGCTGTCGGAAATGTTCGGCTACTCGACGTCGCTGCGTTCGCTCACGCAGGGTCGCGCCACGTACTCGATGGAGTTCAAGCACTACGCTGAAGCTCCGAAGAACGTGAGCGAAGCCATCATCAGCAACAAGAACAAGTAA
- a CDS encoding dienelactone hydrolase family protein: protein MSNSQWIRVETVDGSFDAYLALPPTGKTTNAPGIVLVQEIFGVNEHIRGVADQYAMDGYVVLAPDVFWRDAPRVELGYAGDDMARALELRKSVDVEKTVRDVEATVKALRGKLDAGAKVAAVGYCFGGLVSYLSAARGLVDAAVPYYGGGIHNYLAEAPNLNVPVQFHYGALDSHITPDIVKQVSEAVKSRPNTEVFVYPGADHGFNCWARGAYHQPSAVLAHGRALEFLAKALAR, encoded by the coding sequence GTGTCGAACAGTCAATGGATCCGTGTCGAAACCGTGGACGGCAGTTTCGATGCCTATCTGGCATTGCCGCCGACGGGCAAGACGACCAACGCCCCGGGCATCGTGCTGGTACAGGAAATCTTCGGCGTGAACGAGCATATTCGCGGTGTCGCCGATCAATATGCGATGGACGGCTACGTCGTACTCGCACCGGACGTCTTCTGGCGTGACGCCCCCCGCGTCGAACTCGGCTATGCGGGCGACGACATGGCGCGCGCGCTGGAACTGCGCAAGTCGGTCGACGTCGAGAAGACCGTCAGGGACGTCGAGGCGACGGTCAAGGCGCTGCGCGGCAAGCTCGACGCCGGCGCCAAGGTCGCCGCCGTGGGCTACTGCTTCGGCGGTCTGGTGTCGTATCTGAGCGCCGCGCGCGGGCTCGTGGACGCGGCCGTGCCATATTACGGCGGCGGCATTCACAACTATCTGGCCGAGGCGCCCAACCTGAACGTGCCGGTGCAGTTCCACTACGGCGCGCTCGACAGCCACATCACGCCGGACATCGTGAAGCAGGTGAGCGAGGCGGTGAAGTCGCGTCCGAACACGGAGGTGTTCGTGTATCCCGGCGCCGACCACGGCTTCAACTGCTGGGCACGCGGCGCGTATCATCAGCCTTCGGCGGTGCTGGCGCACGGCCGTGCGCTGGAGTTCCTGGCCAAAGCGCTGGCGCGTTGA
- the rpsJ gene encoding 30S ribosomal protein S10 codes for MQNQKIRIRLKAFDYRLIDQSAAEIVETAKRTGAIVKGPVPLPTRIERFDILRSPHVNKTSRDQLEIRTHQRLMDIVDPTDKTVDALMKLDLPAGVDVEIKLQ; via the coding sequence ATGCAGAACCAGAAGATCCGCATTCGCCTGAAGGCTTTCGACTACCGCCTGATCGACCAGTCGGCCGCCGAAATCGTTGAGACCGCCAAGCGCACCGGCGCCATCGTCAAGGGCCCGGTGCCCCTGCCGACGCGCATCGAGCGTTTCGACATCCTGCGTTCGCCGCACGTCAACAAGACGTCGCGCGACCAGCTCGAGATCCGCACGCACCAGCGCCTGATGGACATCGTCGATCCGACCGACAAGACGGTCGATGCGCTGATGAAGCTCGACCTGCCGGCTGGCGTCGACGTCGAAATCAAGCTGCAGTAA
- a CDS encoding AraC family transcriptional regulator, producing MPITSAVPLAFQGTDRPVGALAKDYPDGHVVRPHSHRRAQLMYASAGILEVRTDASFWVIPPQRALWIPRDVTHEVRMRGKVEMRTIYVDVDRCGFRAPEAPVLIRVSALLRELILRAMTLGENWSPDGRDGLVMALLLEEIEWKSDSPLHLQVPRDARLRKIFDTYLSMPADPRSLQDWAVEVGASSRTLERRFMTEFGLPFREWRQHMRLLGALPLLGAGRPITQVALEVGYETPSAFSTMFRRFMGVTPSDYLTRVRDPD from the coding sequence ATGCCGATCACTAGTGCGGTACCCCTGGCGTTTCAGGGCACTGACCGCCCCGTCGGCGCGCTGGCGAAGGATTACCCGGATGGGCATGTCGTGCGCCCGCACAGTCATCGGCGCGCGCAACTGATGTACGCGAGCGCCGGCATTCTCGAAGTGCGCACAGACGCATCGTTCTGGGTCATTCCGCCACAACGCGCGTTATGGATTCCGAGGGATGTCACGCATGAAGTGCGCATGCGGGGCAAGGTCGAAATGCGCACTATTTACGTCGACGTGGATCGATGCGGATTCCGCGCACCCGAAGCGCCGGTCTTGATTCGCGTGTCCGCACTGCTGCGGGAGCTGATCCTGCGCGCGATGACGCTTGGTGAGAACTGGTCGCCCGACGGTCGTGACGGCCTGGTCATGGCGCTGCTGCTCGAGGAGATCGAGTGGAAGAGCGATTCGCCACTGCACCTCCAGGTGCCTCGCGATGCGCGGTTGCGCAAGATCTTCGATACTTACCTGAGTATGCCGGCCGACCCGCGCAGCCTCCAGGACTGGGCGGTCGAGGTCGGCGCGTCGAGCCGCACGCTGGAGCGCCGGTTCATGACGGAGTTCGGTTTGCCGTTCCGGGAGTGGCGTCAGCACATGCGCCTGCTCGGTGCGCTGCCATTGCTGGGGGCCGGACGGCCCATCACCCAGGTGGCGCTCGAAGTCGGTTATGAAACGCCGAGCGCCTTCTCCACCATGTTCCGCCGCTTCATGGGCGTGACGCCAAGCGACTACCTGACGCGCGTCCGCGACCCGGACTGA
- a CDS encoding LysR family transcriptional regulator gives MPLTRVTLRQFEALVAIAELHSFAEAGHRMGLTSSAVSQLVAELESVLGFRIFDRTTRRVALSSAGRDFLASAESVLRHVQAAEKTADDLRNRAAGIVRVGAPLVIASMALPSAIREYAQTRPKVVVRVVDTPVDGLIDRVANGDLDLAIGPNRSTGTQVAGAPAFDSPWVLWCTPDHPLARRRRVRWTDLRDTPLVAAGRDHERSVAQMRLSAPPDARITPIDVVDNVTTALGVAAQGLAATLTPGYVAALAHSFGLVMRRVVSPETIRQVCVYRPLSRAASPAAEGFAQFLMEWLPQWNARVMASQQV, from the coding sequence ATGCCCCTGACCCGCGTAACGCTCCGGCAGTTCGAAGCCCTGGTGGCCATCGCCGAGCTGCACAGTTTTGCCGAAGCCGGCCATCGCATGGGCCTCACGTCGTCCGCCGTGAGTCAGCTCGTCGCGGAACTGGAATCGGTGCTGGGCTTTCGTATCTTCGATCGCACGACACGTCGCGTGGCGCTGTCGAGCGCCGGGCGCGACTTCCTCGCCTCGGCCGAATCGGTGCTGCGGCATGTCCAGGCCGCCGAGAAGACGGCCGATGACCTGCGCAATCGCGCGGCGGGTATCGTGCGCGTGGGCGCGCCGCTGGTCATCGCGAGCATGGCGCTGCCGTCGGCGATTCGCGAGTACGCGCAAACGCGCCCGAAGGTCGTGGTGCGCGTGGTCGACACCCCCGTCGATGGACTCATCGATCGCGTGGCCAACGGCGATCTGGATCTCGCCATCGGCCCGAATCGTTCGACGGGGACGCAGGTGGCCGGCGCGCCCGCGTTCGACAGCCCGTGGGTGCTGTGGTGTACGCCGGACCACCCGCTGGCACGGCGTCGTCGCGTGCGATGGACCGATCTGCGAGACACGCCGCTCGTTGCCGCCGGGCGCGACCACGAGCGCAGCGTTGCGCAGATGCGGCTGTCCGCGCCGCCCGACGCGCGCATCACGCCCATCGACGTCGTCGACAACGTGACGACGGCGCTCGGCGTGGCGGCACAGGGACTGGCCGCCACGCTCACGCCAGGCTACGTGGCGGCGCTCGCGCATTCGTTCGGCCTCGTCATGCGGCGGGTCGTGTCGCCGGAGACGATTCGCCAGGTCTGCGTGTACCGGCCGCTCTCGCGCGCGGCGTCGCCGGCGGCCGAAGGATTCGCACAGTTCCTGATGGAATGGCTGCCTCAGTGGAACGCGCGGGTCATGGCGTCGCAGCAAGTGTGA
- a CDS encoding DUF302 domain-containing protein, whose protein sequence is MTTDTSPYVHPATLTSWQSPVDFYATLTRVMDALRAHDMTIFADIDQSAAAASVGQTLRPTRLVLFGNPKGGTPVMSANPHAGIELPLKVMVWAAAPDDVRVDFLNPGPLLSALYGIDSAQTAGFGAVARILEAALAA, encoded by the coding sequence ATGACAACCGATACCTCACCGTACGTGCATCCCGCCACCCTTACTTCATGGCAAAGTCCGGTGGACTTCTACGCCACGCTCACACGCGTGATGGACGCCCTCCGGGCCCATGACATGACGATCTTTGCCGACATCGATCAGAGCGCAGCCGCTGCGTCGGTCGGACAGACGTTGCGTCCGACGCGTCTGGTCCTCTTCGGGAATCCCAAGGGCGGCACGCCGGTCATGAGTGCCAATCCGCATGCCGGGATCGAGCTGCCGCTCAAGGTCATGGTGTGGGCGGCGGCGCCCGATGACGTGCGCGTCGATTTCCTGAATCCGGGCCCGTTGCTGAGTGCACTTTACGGCATCGATTCGGCGCAGACGGCAGGTTTCGGCGCGGTCGCCAGGATACTCGAGGCGGCGCTCGCCGCCTGA
- the tuf gene encoding elongation factor Tu translates to MAKEKFERTKPHVNVGTIGHVDHGKTTLTAAIATVLSAKFGGEAKKYDEIDAAPEEKARGITINTAHIEYETANRHYAHVDCPGHADYVKNMITGAAQMDGAILVCSAADGPMPQTREHILLARQVGVPYIIVFLNKCDMVDDAELLELVEMEVRELLSKYDFPGDDLPIIKGSAKLALEGDKGELGEVAIMNLADALDTYIPTPERAIDKPFLMPVEDVFSISGRGTVVTGRVESGIIKVGEEIEIVGIKMDGGKPQIDKTTCTGVEMFRKLLDQGQAGDNVGILLRGTKREDVQRGQVLAKPGSIKPHMHFTGEVYVLSKDEGGRHTPFFNNYRPQFYFRTTDVTGSIVLPADKEMVMPGDNVSIEVKLIAPIAMDEGLRFAIREGGRTVGAGVVAKILD, encoded by the coding sequence ATGGCAAAGGAAAAATTCGAGCGGACCAAGCCGCACGTGAACGTCGGCACCATCGGTCACGTTGACCACGGCAAGACCACCCTGACGGCAGCGATCGCAACGGTTCTGTCGGCCAAGTTCGGCGGCGAAGCCAAGAAGTACGACGAAATCGACGCGGCGCCGGAAGAAAAGGCACGCGGCATTACCATCAACACCGCGCACATCGAGTACGAAACGGCTAACCGCCACTACGCACACGTTGACTGCCCGGGCCACGCCGACTACGTCAAGAACATGATTACCGGTGCTGCCCAGATGGACGGCGCCATCCTGGTTTGCTCGGCAGCCGACGGCCCGATGCCGCAAACGCGCGAGCACATCCTGCTGGCCCGTCAGGTCGGCGTGCCGTACATCATCGTGTTCCTGAACAAGTGCGACATGGTCGACGACGCCGAGCTGCTCGAGCTGGTCGAAATGGAAGTTCGCGAACTCCTGTCGAAGTACGACTTCCCGGGCGACGATCTGCCGATCATCAAGGGTTCGGCCAAGCTGGCGCTGGAAGGCGACAAGGGCGAACTCGGCGAAGTGGCCATCATGAACCTGGCCGACGCCCTCGACACGTACATCCCGACGCCGGAGCGCGCCATCGACAAGCCGTTCCTGATGCCGGTGGAAGACGTGTTCTCGATCTCGGGCCGCGGCACGGTTGTGACCGGTCGCGTTGAGTCGGGCATCATCAAGGTCGGCGAAGAAATCGAAATCGTCGGTATCAAGATGGATGGCGGCAAGCCGCAAATCGACAAGACGACCTGCACGGGCGTGGAAATGTTCCGCAAGCTGCTCGACCAGGGTCAGGCCGGCGACAACGTCGGTATCCTGCTGCGCGGCACGAAGCGTGAAGACGTGCAGCGTGGTCAGGTGCTGGCCAAGCCGGGCTCGATCAAGCCGCACATGCACTTCACGGGCGAAGTGTACGTTCTGTCGAAGGATGAAGGTGGTCGTCACACCCCGTTCTTCAACAACTACCGTCCGCAGTTCTACTTCCGTACCACGGACGTGACGGGCTCGATCGTTCTGCCGGCCGACAAGGAAATGGTCATGCCGGGCGACAACGTGTCGATCGAAGTCAAGCTGATCGCCCCGATCGCCATGGACGAAGGTCTGCGTTTCGCAATCCGCGAAGGTGGCCGTACCGTCGGCGCCGGCGTGGTTGCCAAGATCCTCGACTAA
- the rpsL gene encoding 30S ribosomal protein S12, which yields MPTINQLVRKPRTSAQIKSKSPALQDCPQRRGVCTRVYTTTPKKPNSALRKVAKVRLTNGFEVISYIGGEGHNLQEHSVVLIRGGRVKDLPGVRYHMVRGSLDTQGVKDRKQARSKYGAKRPKA from the coding sequence ATGCCAACGATTAACCAATTGGTCCGCAAGCCGCGCACCTCTGCTCAGATCAAGAGCAAGAGCCCGGCCCTGCAGGACTGCCCGCAGCGTCGCGGCGTGTGCACCCGTGTGTACACCACGACGCCGAAGAAGCCGAACTCCGCACTGCGTAAGGTTGCCAAGGTGCGCCTGACGAACGGTTTCGAAGTCATCTCGTACATCGGCGGTGAAGGCCACAACCTGCAGGAACACTCGGTCGTGCTGATCCGCGGCGGTCGTGTGAAGGACTTGCCGGGTGTGCGTTACCACATGGTGCGCGGTAGCCTCGACACGCAAGGCGTCAAGGACCGTAAGCAGGCCCGTTCGAAGTACGGCGCGAAGCGTCCGAAGGCCTAA
- a CDS encoding CopD family protein, whose amino-acid sequence MLYLWIKAVHLIAVITFIAGMVTMALGGRLAQPEWRRIARRADYGLASPALIVVWISGPVLAVMANWWSAPWFMAKLVFVLIISALHGRLSATLRRLERDGAATSPPLFRRALPVVWVSMAIIVALVIVKPF is encoded by the coding sequence ATGCTCTATCTGTGGATCAAGGCCGTACATCTCATCGCCGTCATCACGTTCATCGCCGGGATGGTGACGATGGCGTTGGGCGGACGCCTGGCGCAGCCCGAATGGCGCCGAATCGCACGCCGTGCGGATTACGGGCTGGCGTCGCCGGCGCTGATCGTGGTGTGGATCAGCGGCCCGGTGCTGGCCGTCATGGCGAACTGGTGGAGCGCGCCGTGGTTCATGGCGAAGCTGGTGTTCGTGCTGATCATCTCGGCGCTGCATGGACGGTTGTCGGCCACGCTGCGGCGGCTCGAACGAGACGGCGCAGCCACGTCGCCGCCGCTGTTCCGCCGTGCATTGCCCGTGGTCTGGGTGTCGATGGCGATCATCGTGGCGCTCGTCATCGTCAAGCCGTTCTGA
- a CDS encoding aminotransferase-like domain-containing protein: MDASHDTLRATFWKPALSTGKGPRYLRLASFIEQSVADGRLRPGDRLPAQRELASWLGIDFTTVTRAYNRARDRHAIEGRGPLGTFVSTPRIAIDQVLDLGMNIPPAPIGLFLGEMLQKGIDEVLRHTDASMLMAYQLGEGGMADRQAGALWLAPMLGTLAPSDVLVCPGAQATLAALLLATTARDDTVLCEPIVYPGLRGAAHSLGRRLAGVATDDHGMLPDALREAARGHGARLVYLNPTLQNPTARTMPERRRRELLDVAEALDLTFIEDDPYWRLAPGAPAPLARLAPHRVHYVATLSKCLTPGLRTAYLRLADARHRDVFLNTLHSFALMAPPLMTGLATQWIHNGMADRILEGVKEAAAQRQAIAAEILGDAASAPAHGIHRWHTLPAAWTARELTVAARAEGLAVTPADAFCLLPDGPNAIRISLGGVRDPERLGSALMRLRALLHEAPPSLRAAVV, translated from the coding sequence ATGGACGCCTCTCACGACACCCTGCGCGCCACCTTCTGGAAACCCGCTTTGAGCACGGGAAAGGGGCCTCGCTACCTGCGTCTGGCCAGCTTCATCGAGCAGTCCGTGGCCGACGGTCGCCTGCGGCCGGGCGACCGGTTACCGGCGCAGCGGGAACTCGCGTCGTGGCTCGGCATCGATTTCACCACGGTCACGCGCGCCTACAACCGGGCGCGCGACCGTCATGCCATCGAGGGACGTGGTCCGCTGGGCACCTTCGTGAGCACCCCGCGCATCGCGATCGACCAGGTGCTCGATCTGGGAATGAACATTCCGCCCGCGCCGATCGGCCTGTTTCTCGGCGAGATGTTGCAAAAGGGCATCGACGAGGTGCTGCGTCACACCGACGCTTCGATGCTCATGGCGTATCAACTGGGCGAAGGCGGCATGGCGGACCGCCAGGCTGGCGCGCTGTGGCTCGCCCCGATGTTGGGCACGCTGGCGCCTTCGGACGTCCTTGTCTGCCCGGGCGCCCAGGCCACGCTCGCGGCGCTGCTGCTGGCCACCACGGCGCGCGACGACACCGTGTTGTGCGAGCCGATCGTCTATCCGGGCTTGCGCGGCGCGGCGCATTCGCTCGGCCGCCGGCTCGCCGGCGTGGCGACCGACGACCACGGCATGCTGCCTGACGCTTTGCGCGAGGCGGCGCGCGGGCATGGCGCCCGGCTCGTCTATCTGAACCCGACGTTGCAGAACCCGACGGCCCGCACCATGCCGGAGCGCCGCCGGCGCGAGTTGCTCGACGTGGCAGAGGCCCTCGACCTGACGTTCATCGAAGACGACCCCTACTGGCGACTTGCGCCCGGTGCGCCGGCGCCGCTCGCGCGTCTCGCACCGCATCGCGTGCACTACGTGGCCACGCTGTCGAAATGCCTCACGCCGGGGTTGCGCACCGCTTACCTCCGGCTGGCAGACGCCCGCCATCGCGACGTCTTTCTCAATACCCTGCACTCCTTTGCCCTGATGGCGCCTCCGTTGATGACGGGGCTCGCGACGCAGTGGATTCACAACGGCATGGCCGACCGCATTCTCGAGGGCGTGAAGGAAGCCGCCGCCCAGCGCCAGGCGATCGCTGCGGAAATTCTCGGCGACGCCGCGAGCGCGCCGGCGCACGGCATTCATCGATGGCATACCCTGCCCGCGGCGTGGACCGCGCGCGAGCTGACAGTCGCCGCGCGCGCCGAAGGGCTGGCGGTAACGCCGGCCGACGCCTTCTGCCTGTTGCCCGACGGTCCCAATGCCATCCGGATCTCGCTCGGCGGCGTGCGCGATCCCGAGCGTCTGGGCAGCGCGCTCATGCGCCTGCGGGCCCTGTTGCACGAAGCGCCGCCGAGCCTGCGCGCGGCGGTCGTCTGA
- a CDS encoding HAD family hydrolase — protein sequence MQASFEKDSILVLDVDGTLTDSVRIHQRALLGAMESLEFEDLNTDWGSYPHHTDTGILIHAHAEHGRALPQPHDLARFEHEIDERFTALLNAHGLAEIPGARAFVEAAHRSRWGVVFATGGIRQVSHRKLRSVAIDYTDAMLITASEYSSREQLVAEAIKRAQVGYGITQPRAIVSIGDGLWDLKVARALGIDFVGIGSKRARSPLYAEGVPVYDDMWDAMHWLSPGRGRASGSRLASRP from the coding sequence ATGCAGGCGAGTTTCGAAAAAGACAGCATTCTGGTGCTCGATGTCGATGGCACTCTGACCGATTCGGTGCGCATCCATCAGCGTGCGCTGCTCGGCGCCATGGAGTCGCTGGAATTCGAGGATCTGAACACCGACTGGGGCAGCTACCCCCATCACACCGATACCGGCATTCTGATTCACGCCCATGCCGAGCATGGTCGCGCCCTGCCGCAACCGCACGATCTGGCGCGCTTCGAGCACGAGATCGACGAACGCTTCACAGCGCTGCTCAATGCCCACGGGCTGGCGGAAATTCCCGGCGCGCGCGCGTTCGTCGAAGCCGCGCATCGCTCGCGCTGGGGCGTGGTTTTCGCCACGGGTGGCATCCGGCAGGTGAGCCATCGCAAGCTGCGCTCTGTCGCCATCGACTACACCGACGCGATGCTCATCACGGCGTCCGAATACAGCTCGCGCGAGCAGCTCGTCGCCGAGGCGATCAAACGGGCGCAGGTGGGCTACGGCATCACGCAGCCGCGCGCCATCGTATCGATTGGCGACGGCCTGTGGGATCTGAAGGTGGCGCGAGCGCTCGGCATCGACTTCGTCGGTATTGGCTCGAAGCGCGCGCGCTCGCCGCTCTACGCCGAGGGCGTGCCCGTCTACGACGACATGTGGGACGCCATGCACTGGCTCAGTCCGGGTCGCGGACGCGCGTCAGGTAGTCGCTTGGCGTCACGCCCATGA